A part of Terriglobus roseus genomic DNA contains:
- a CDS encoding WcaF family extracellular polysaccharide biosynthesis acetyltransferase — MSQHIDLKSYDNSWYEPGRSFLWRAAWMLLGLPLFRSPLLPSSRLRVTLLRLFGACVGEGVVIHSEVVVKYPWHLRIGDYCWIGERAWIDNLTTVTLGNNVCLSQSAYICTGNHDWRDPSFGLMIAPVTLSDGAWAGARSVLLPGVTLNEGAVAGAGSVVNQNIPSWQIYAGNPALFVRNRTIRERPVRNGVLEEVAG, encoded by the coding sequence ATGAGCCAGCATATTGATCTGAAGTCATATGACAATTCGTGGTATGAGCCCGGCCGCTCCTTCCTGTGGCGCGCAGCATGGATGTTATTGGGACTTCCATTGTTTCGGTCTCCGTTGCTTCCGTCGTCACGACTACGAGTTACATTGCTGAGACTCTTCGGGGCTTGTGTCGGAGAAGGCGTCGTCATCCATTCTGAAGTGGTCGTGAAGTATCCGTGGCATTTGCGAATTGGAGATTACTGCTGGATCGGAGAACGCGCATGGATCGACAATCTGACAACAGTGACGTTAGGCAATAACGTCTGCCTATCCCAGAGCGCGTATATCTGCACTGGGAATCATGACTGGCGCGACCCGTCTTTTGGCCTGATGATAGCCCCCGTCACATTGAGCGATGGTGCGTGGGCCGGTGCTCGTAGCGTACTTCTGCCGGGAGTCACTCTGAATGAAGGTGCGGTAGCTGGCGCGGGGAGTGTCGTCAACCAGAACATTCCAAGCTGGCAAATCTATGCAGGAAATCCAGCACTGTTTGTGCGTAACCGCACCATCCGCGAACGGCCAGTACGCAACGGCGTGCTGGAGGAGGTCGCCGGATGA
- a CDS encoding glycosyltransferase family 4 protein has translation MRVLLMNQFFWPDSAATSQLLTDVARDLVSRGYEVHVICGGTYAETDPESRPDVVVHRVQGFRFSRSAAGRILSYATFYIGATWKAFLVPKPDAVLTLTTPPLLSVVGALLKVFKGSRLCIWEMDVYPDVAVDLGYIKAGGIIHRVIGIVADWSRRNADAVIVLGECMRARLLARGIPNDTIATVENWADSTQIVVAPRNINPNSLLMVYSGNLGLAHDVETLTGAIRRLRDDARFRFLFVGGGSRRAELASFLQAESINSVDLRAYVPRAELGSSLGAGDIGVVTQRAACCGSVVPSKVYGLLAAGRPILFVGPGAATPASIVRRHACGWHIENGDVEGLVSLLNHLGKHPEEISAAGKNGRLALEREFDRPLGTARIINQLVGTTSFHHSTANNAYAEQVPPISVP, from the coding sequence ATGAGAGTGCTGTTAATGAACCAGTTCTTCTGGCCAGATAGCGCGGCGACCAGCCAGTTGTTAACGGATGTGGCGCGTGATCTTGTCTCGCGTGGCTACGAAGTTCATGTCATCTGCGGCGGAACGTATGCCGAGACGGACCCAGAATCTAGACCTGATGTTGTTGTTCATCGGGTACAAGGCTTCCGCTTTTCGCGGTCTGCTGCTGGCCGTATTCTCTCGTATGCCACCTTCTACATTGGCGCGACTTGGAAAGCGTTTCTCGTTCCGAAGCCCGACGCTGTTCTCACATTGACCACCCCTCCGCTTCTTTCAGTAGTGGGGGCACTTCTGAAGGTATTCAAAGGATCGCGCCTCTGCATCTGGGAGATGGATGTTTATCCAGATGTCGCCGTTGACCTCGGCTACATCAAAGCTGGCGGAATCATCCATCGAGTTATTGGAATTGTGGCGGACTGGTCTCGCAGAAATGCGGATGCAGTCATAGTGCTTGGTGAATGCATGCGTGCTCGTTTGCTTGCACGTGGCATCCCTAACGATACGATCGCCACTGTCGAGAACTGGGCTGACAGCACACAGATCGTGGTTGCTCCGCGCAATATCAATCCCAATTCCCTGCTTATGGTCTACTCAGGCAACCTGGGACTTGCGCACGACGTGGAGACGCTGACCGGAGCGATTCGTAGGCTTCGCGATGATGCACGCTTTCGTTTTCTCTTTGTTGGAGGTGGCTCAAGGCGTGCTGAGCTCGCATCGTTCCTCCAAGCCGAAAGCATCAACTCGGTTGATCTGAGAGCATATGTTCCGAGAGCTGAACTTGGTTCCAGTCTGGGCGCCGGCGACATAGGCGTTGTGACGCAAAGAGCGGCCTGCTGTGGTTCAGTAGTACCCAGCAAAGTGTACGGCCTACTCGCGGCCGGCCGCCCTATTCTGTTTGTTGGTCCCGGGGCTGCAACTCCCGCCTCGATTGTGCGGCGTCATGCCTGCGGATGGCATATAGAAAACGGGGACGTCGAGGGGTTGGTAAGCCTTCTTAACCATCTAGGCAAACATCCTGAGGAAATTTCAGCGGCGGGTAAAAATGGCCGGTTGGCCCTGGAAAGGGAGTTTGATCGTCCTCTCGGCACTGCCCGCATTATCAATCAACTTGTAGGAACCACGTCCTTCCATCACAGCACGGCAAACAACGCGTACGCGGAACAGGTACCACCCATCTCCGTCCCCTAG
- a CDS encoding MraY family glycosyltransferase, with protein MLAYTCTIGLVLAIDVHGEQIHIQHHSLLQVLLPPAALIFLVGLLDDLFDLKPLIKLLGQMVACVMASVLGYIHAPESFAFGTSPHPWLSIVICTFWLVVCTNAINLIDGMDGLASGVGLMGAFATLAVGLYQHNVGLVVATMPLAGALLAFLFYNFNPASIFLGDCGSLTIGFMLGAISLTWQHHDGPTLGMFAPISILALPLLDVCIAVARRYLRHKPLFSPDHGHIHHVMQDRGHHPRTAVLLLYATCAITSTLSFLASVTSRGFRIGVIAAFTILILVAIRYLDYVEFRAAREVLSSRHMRRQVDEEIYVRELEIALSNMKNIDECWELVKASCQKLEFATAEMYFRNHYFEAVLQEQVEERDWWMTLPVGECGYLRVSRSNLLGGSNIMMAALDRLQRGLDKWDRTATPSDRVFDTAA; from the coding sequence ATGCTTGCCTACACTTGTACGATTGGCCTCGTGCTGGCGATAGATGTTCACGGAGAGCAAATTCATATCCAGCATCACAGTTTGCTGCAGGTACTGTTACCCCCAGCGGCTCTGATCTTTCTTGTTGGCCTGCTCGACGACCTGTTTGATCTCAAACCGTTGATAAAACTCCTTGGACAGATGGTTGCGTGTGTGATGGCCTCCGTTCTGGGGTACATACATGCTCCCGAAAGCTTCGCCTTCGGGACATCCCCGCACCCCTGGCTGAGCATCGTCATCTGCACGTTTTGGCTTGTGGTCTGTACAAACGCCATCAATCTCATCGATGGAATGGATGGCCTGGCTTCGGGTGTGGGTCTGATGGGTGCGTTTGCGACACTTGCAGTTGGTTTGTATCAACATAATGTCGGTCTAGTTGTCGCAACCATGCCTTTGGCTGGCGCTCTTCTTGCGTTCCTGTTCTACAATTTCAACCCAGCTTCAATTTTTCTTGGTGACTGCGGGAGTCTGACGATAGGCTTCATGCTTGGCGCCATCTCGCTTACATGGCAGCACCATGACGGTCCCACGCTGGGGATGTTCGCTCCAATCAGTATTCTGGCGCTCCCATTGCTTGACGTTTGCATCGCGGTTGCACGCCGCTACCTTCGACACAAACCGCTCTTTTCTCCAGATCACGGACATATCCATCATGTGATGCAGGATCGTGGACATCATCCAAGAACGGCAGTTCTTCTGTTGTATGCCACATGCGCAATTACATCCACGCTGTCGTTCCTGGCTTCTGTGACATCGCGAGGTTTCAGGATTGGCGTCATCGCCGCATTCACCATCCTCATACTGGTGGCCATACGCTACCTGGACTATGTTGAGTTCCGCGCGGCACGTGAAGTACTTTCTTCGCGACATATGCGAAGGCAGGTTGACGAAGAGATCTATGTCAGGGAGTTGGAGATCGCTCTCTCCAATATGAAGAACATCGATGAATGCTGGGAGTTGGTGAAAGCATCTTGCCAGAAACTAGAGTTTGCAACCGCAGAAATGTATTTCAGAAATCACTACTTCGAAGCAGTTCTTCAGGAGCAAGTCGAAGAGCGGGACTGGTGGATGACACTGCCCGTGGGCGAGTGCGGCTATCTCCGTGTAAGCCGTTCCAACCTACTCGGAGGTAGCAACATTATGATGGCTGCTCTTGACCGCTTGCAGCGCGGGCTCGACAAGTGGGACCGGACTGCCACTCCCTCCGACCGAGTTTTCGACACTGCCGCGTAG
- a CDS encoding glycosyltransferase family 4 protein — MSQSYNEVAALSYPGELVNILSYVHLRNIYRSTGVGRVSRELTERLHATPGVNLHVLADPADHSRVIPLIGNPWQAYQYHFFKSETSAQQLRWILTNRPAAEHYWNDVDLVHCTAESYVPVRRARLVVTCHDAQHFEAGAHRQSVWLMKQRLKWRLLFARLEREVDMLQMISHFAAERTAHFFPNLRDRLRVVPNAASDSFFAPADEQGKAVLHQLGVQGRPFVLVPGGLQFRKNADLILDAWPAIAAAVPDVVLVIINHADETYLPRAKALGDRCVLAGFQDERQLVALYQAATLVWFPTLYDGFGMPVIEAMASGTPVISSNTTGIPEVAGNAAVLLSPTDAKAHVRNIIELLRDESARAVLAALGRERASEFTWDKSASKLLAAFQSLV, encoded by the coding sequence ATGAGCCAAAGTTATAATGAGGTCGCTGCTCTCTCGTATCCGGGTGAATTGGTGAACATTCTCTCCTACGTCCACCTGCGGAACATCTACCGATCGACTGGTGTTGGGCGCGTTTCCCGTGAACTTACTGAGCGGCTGCATGCAACACCCGGTGTGAATCTGCACGTTCTTGCGGATCCTGCAGACCACTCTCGTGTAATCCCGCTTATCGGGAATCCGTGGCAAGCGTACCAATACCACTTCTTCAAGTCAGAGACATCGGCACAGCAGTTGCGGTGGATTCTGACGAATCGGCCTGCCGCCGAGCATTACTGGAACGACGTCGATCTCGTTCACTGCACGGCGGAGTCGTATGTACCAGTGCGAAGAGCGCGTCTCGTCGTCACCTGCCATGATGCTCAGCACTTCGAAGCGGGAGCCCATCGTCAGAGCGTGTGGTTGATGAAACAACGGTTGAAGTGGCGTTTGCTGTTTGCCCGTCTCGAACGAGAAGTGGACATGCTCCAGATGATTTCTCATTTTGCTGCAGAACGAACGGCTCACTTTTTCCCAAACCTCAGAGACCGATTGCGTGTGGTGCCAAACGCCGCGTCAGATAGCTTCTTTGCGCCTGCGGATGAGCAGGGGAAGGCAGTACTGCATCAGCTCGGAGTGCAGGGCAGGCCGTTCGTACTCGTGCCGGGAGGCCTTCAGTTTCGAAAAAATGCGGACCTTATTCTTGATGCGTGGCCGGCTATCGCGGCAGCGGTCCCAGACGTAGTCCTTGTCATCATCAACCATGCTGACGAGACCTACCTTCCGCGCGCGAAAGCGCTCGGGGATCGGTGCGTCCTCGCCGGCTTCCAGGACGAGCGACAGCTCGTTGCTCTGTACCAGGCAGCAACACTCGTATGGTTTCCAACGCTCTATGACGGCTTCGGCATGCCAGTGATTGAGGCAATGGCCAGCGGCACTCCGGTCATCAGCAGCAACACAACGGGTATACCGGAGGTGGCAGGGAACGCAGCAGTACTCCTGTCACCGACCGATGCGAAAGCACACGTCCGAAACATTATTGAACTGCTTCGTGATGAAAGCGCTCGGGCGGTGCTGGCGGCCCTAGGACGTGAACGTGCGTCGGAGTTCACCTGGGATAAGTCGGCGTCGAAGCTTCTGGCTGCATTCCAGTCGCTTGTTTAA